The sequence below is a genomic window from Ochrobactrum quorumnocens.
ATGGCATGGAAGAAGCCCGAAACGCTGTGAAAAACGATCCGGTCATGGTTGGCGTTATCGCCCAGTATCCAGACCAGATGGGCAAGGTTGCAGTTGAAACAGCTGTCAAAGTGATCAAGGGCGAAAGCGTGCCGGCCAAACAGCCAATCGTACCTGGCGTTGTCACCAAAGACGGCGAAACCAAGTAACACCGCGTGAAACGGCGGCACTCCTCCCAGCCGCCGTTTCCATTCCGCGCGCGGCAGCTTGAGCGACACTACACGCCAGAGCTGCCGCTGCGCACTCATTGACAGCAGACTTTAAGCGTTCCACGTTTCTTAGCGCGCTCATCTGCAGTATAACGGAGAGCGGAGGCCTAAAATGACAGCCACCAGTTCCGCAAAAGATATAAGCCCGAATTTGATGACCGATACAGTGCTGGAGATCCGCGACATCGCTAAGTCGTTCGGTTCGGTAATTGCGCTTAAGCGCATGAACCTGACTGTGCGTCGTGGGCGTGTGCACACACTTTTGGGTGAAAACGGCGCGGGTAAATCCACGCTGATGAAAATCCTGGCCGGTGTTTTCAAACCAACATCTGGCACGATTATACTCAAGAGTGCGCCTTATGCGCCCAAGAACCCGCTTGATGCCCGTTCCCATGGAATTTCGATCGTCTTTCAAGAGCTAAGTCTCTGCCGCAACCTCTCCGTTGCAGAGAATATTTTTGCTAATAATGAACCAAGTCGCTTTGGGTTCATCCGCAATTCCGAACTGAACGCGGAAGCCGACAAACTGATCAATGAGCTCGGTCTGCCGGTCGATGTGCACGCGAAAGTCGGTGACCTGTCAATTGCGCAGCGACAGCTCGTAGAAATCGCCAAAGGGTTGAGCCAGCCCGCAGACGTAGTTATCCTCGATGAGCCCACGTCTTCCCTTTCCGACAGCGAAGCAGAAATCCTTTTCACGATCATCGAACGGTTGAAGGCACGTGGCACGGCCGTTATCTATATTTCCCATCGCATGGAAGAAATCATGCGACTTTCTGATGACATTACTGTCGTTCGTGACGGTGAATATGTAACGACCACGGAAAAAGATCAGACCAGCATCGATAAGTTGATTGCGTTGATGGTTGGGCGTGAGATGACCGACATCTACCCCCCGCGCGAGGCTCATCGTCCATCGGCAATCGTCCCCCCAATTCTGGCAACCAAGAACCTCAGCGTGCCGGGTAAATTTCACAATGTCTCAATCGATGTAAAACCGGGCGAAGTGCTGGGCCTTTTCGGCCTCGTCGGCTCAGGTCGTTCGGATGTGATGAAGGCCTTGTTCGGCATGCTTCAGCCAACCGGCGAAATCATACTGGATGATAAGCCAATTACCCTGGCTTCACCAACGGATGCAATCCGCAACGGCATAGCTTTTGTCACTGAAAACCGCAAAGAAGAAGGTCTCGTCCTGCCTCATAGCGTCGAGCGCAATATCAATATGGTTGCGCTTGGTCAGCTCGCAGGCCCGTTTGGTATGATGCGCTCATCCGCAGAGCGCTCTGGTGCTAAAGCGGAAGTGCTACGTCTTGCCATCAAGACCGCTTCGCTTGATACGATCGCGGGTTCGCTCAGCGGCGGCAACCAGCAAAAAATCGTGCTGGCGAAATGGCTTCAGATGAAGCCACGCATATTGATCCTTGATGAGCCAACGCGCGGCGTCGATGTCGGTGCGAAATTCGAAATCTATCGCATCATCCGTGAACTAGCCGCCAATGGCGCGGCGATCCTGATGGTTTCCTCCGAACTGCCGGAAGTGCTTGGTCTCAGTGACCGCGTAGCCGTCATGCATAACAAGCATGTCGCCGCTGTCCTTGATGCCGATGACCTCACGCCAGAAACCGTCATGAGCTATGCAGCAGGAATGCAAAAATGAGCAACGCACAAGAAATTCAGAAAAAAGCAGCGGACGCGGAAGTCCGCCGTTCGCTGTTCTCCTCCCCGATGATCCGCCAATATGGCGGCATCGTCATTTCACTGGTAGTGCTCTGTGTCGTGTTTGCAGTGTTGAACCCGCGCTTCCTCGCCTTCAACAATTTCATGAACATCATGCAGCAGGTGGCCGTAATTGCGGTTGCCGCTTACGGCATGACATATGTGATCCTGCTCGGCGAAATTGATCTCTCGATTGGTTCCATCATTGCTGTATCCGGCATGGTGGCAGCTCAGGCCTTTGCAATGGGCTTCGGGTTTGCGCCAACAGTGATATTCACACTGGCTGCGGGTGCGATCATGGGCGGCTTGAATGGTGTCCTCTCGGCCAAGCTTATGTTGCCGTCCTTCATCGTCACCGTCGCAACGATGGGCATCTATCGCGGCATGGTCAGCCTGCCTACCAATGGCGCACCTGAAATCATCGAGAACGACACGTGGCTTGCCATCGGTTCTGAAACCTGGCTTGGCCTTCCGATTATCATCTGGATTGTCGGCGTCCTCTTCATCGTCAATTATATCCTGCTGTCTAAGACTGTATTCGGCCGCCGAATCTACCTGGCAGGTGGGAACAAGGAAGCCGCCATCTATTCCGGCATCCGGGTTGATCGCATCAAGATCATTGTTTTCATGCTTTCCGGTGTCATGGCAGCCATCAGCGGCATTCTGCTCTCGTCGCGCCTGTCCTCCGCACAGACAAATGCCGGTATGGGCTACGAACTTGATGCAATTGCAGCTGTCGTTCTTGGCGGAACCTCGCTTGCAGGCGGAGTGGGCACCATGGTGGGCACCATCCTCGGCGCGCTTATCATTGGTGTCATCAACAACGGCATGAACATGCTGTCAGTGCCTTATTTCTATCAGCTCATCGTCAAAGGGGTCGTCATTCTCGTCGCCGTCTGGCTCGATGTCCGTTCAAAGTCCGTCAGAACATAAGCAGCGGTATACATAAATGAAAAAGATCATCACCATCGGCGAAATCGTCGTTGAGATCATGGCCGTGGAGACTGGTAACGGTTTCAGGAGCGCCATTCCGCTGATCGGGCCGTTTGCCTCCGGCGCACCTGCTATCTTCATTGATCAGGCCGCAAAAATGGGCCAGCCGTGCGGCATCGTCAGTGCCGTTGGCAATGACGATTTCGGTACGCTCAATATTGAGCGACTGCAAAGGGACGGCGTTGATGTTTCGGCCATCGGCATACATCCGACCGCAGCCACAGGCAGCGCCTTCGTGCGCTATCGCCCGGATGGTAATCGCGATTTCATATTCAATATCAAGCACAGCGCTTGCAGTGCAATCGATCTGACTCCAGAAGCAGAAGCATTGATCGAAACCGCTGACCATCTGCATATTATGGGCTCGGCACTGTTTTCCGATGGCATTGTCGCAACCATTCATGAAGCGACAATCCGCATCAAGGCTAAGGGCGGCACGGTTTCCTTCGACCCGAACATCCGCAAGGAAATGCTCGAATTGCCCGGCATGCGCGAAGCCCTTGCCCATGCGCTTGAAAACACCGATCTGTTCATGCCAAGCGGTGCGGAAATTTTCCTCTTCACCAAGGCGACAGAGGAAAAGGCTGCAATAGAAGAATTGCTGGCACGCGGCATCAAGGCGATCGTCGTCAAGCGTGGCGCTGATGGTGCAAGCTATTTCGACCAGTCTGGTGAAATCTCTTCACCTGCATTCAAGGTCGAAGAAATCGATCCGACCGGTGCTGGTGATAGCTTCGGAGCAGCTTTCGTCACTTGCTGGCTGCGCGGCATGAAACCTGCACATGCGCTACACCTCGCCAACGCAACGGGTGCGCGTGCGGTCGGGGTCAAAGGTCCAATGGAAGGAACGTCCACCTTGGCAGAAATCGAAGCCTTCATTGCAAATAACGGAGCATTGTCATGAGCAGCACGCAGACATTGAGCACGCTTCCCGCACGGTTTTCGAGCGGCGCACGTGGTGGCATCACCTCGATCTGCTCAGCGCATCCTGTGGTCATTGAAGCAGCCCTGCTTGAAGGCATTGCAACCAAAACCGACGTGTTGATCGAAGCCACCTGCAATCAGGTCAATCAGGATGGCGGCTATACCGGCATGACACCGGCTGATTTCCGCCGCTTTGTCGAAGACATTGCAGCCCGCCTCGGCTTTGATACCAAGCGCCTTATTCTGGGTGGCGATCATCTGGGTCCAAATCCGTGGAAGCATCTTCCCGCAGAAGAAGCCATGCAGAAGTCCGAAATCATGATGGATGGCTTTGTGCGTGCAGGCTTCACCAAGATCCATCTTGATACTTCCATGGGCTGCGCCGGTGAACCGGTCGCTCTGCCGGATGCAATCACTGCGGAACGCGCAGCGCGTCTTGCCAGGGTCGCAGAAAAAGCAGCCGCTGAATCCGGTTTTGATCTGCCGGTTTATATTGTGGGTACGGAAGTTCCTATCCCCGGCGGCGCGATGGAAGAAATCGAAGATCTGGAACTGACCACACCGCAAGCAGCGCTTGAAACCGTTGCTATTCACCGCAAGGCTTTTGCAGCGCTTGGTTTGGAAGATGCCTTTGCACGTGCCATCGGTGTTGTCGTGCAGCCGGGTGTGGAATTTGGCAATGAGAATGTCGTCTATTATGATAGCGACAAGGCTACAGCGCTGAGCAGCACGCTCAATGAAATGCCGCAATTTATCTTTGAAGCGCACTCAACCGACTATCAGCCGGTAGAAGCGCTTACCGATCTCGTTCATGACGGTTTTGCCATTCTGAAAGTCGGACCGGGCCTCACCTTCGCGCTGCGTGAAGCACTTTATGGTCTTGACCAGATTGCAGCTTTTCTCGACAAGCTGCCGGAAGAAGAGACGGTTCGCGGCAAGCTTGAAAAGCTCCTCCTCAACGAGCCTAAGAACTGGGAGAAATATTATCATGGCGATGCGAGCGAGCTGCGCCTTCAGCGTCATTTCTCCTATAGCGACCGCATTCGCTATTACTGGCCACATCCTGAAGCGACCGCTGCCGTCAATTCACTCATGAAGCGTCTTGAAGGTCGCAAAATCCCGGAAACACTGATCAGTCAGTATCTCGGTACGCTTTATCCGGCTGTTGCCTCAGGCAAGGTCGAAGCAACCCCACATGCGCTGATGGTCGAAGCCGTCCGCAATGTCATCCGCATCTATGGCAAGGCTGTTGGGACCCATTGAGAGGGTTACAAAAACAAAGGAAAGGGCGGCCAAAAGGCCGCCCTTTTTTTATCACGCATTCAAAGACGCTATATCGATAACGAACCGATAGCGCACGTCGCTTTTGAGAACACGCTCGTAAGCTTCGTTAATGTCCTGAATATTAATCTTCTCAATTTCAGAGACGATATTGTGCTTGCCACAGAAATCAAGCATTTCCTGTGTTTCTTTAATAGAGCCGATCATCGAGCCAGCAAGGCTCTTACGACCCGGAATGAGCGAGAAGGCATGGACCGGCACCATATCTTCAGGCGCTCCAACGACAACCATTGTGCCATTCACTTTGAGCAATCCAAGATAGGCATTCCAATCAATCGCCACACCAACCGTGCAGATGATCAGATCAAATGTTCCGGCCAGCTTCTCGAATGTCTCGCTGTCGCTGGTAGCATAATACTCTTTTGCTCCGAGCTTCAGTCCGTCATCCTTCTTTGAAAGCGATTGGCTCAACACAGTGACATGCACACCCATGGCATTTGCCAGTTTGACGCCCATATGGCCAAGGCCACCCATGCCAACAATCGCGATCTTTTTGCCAGGTCCGGCCTGCCAATGGCGCAGCGGCGAATAGAGCGTTATCCCTGCACAAAGAAGAGGAGCTGACGCGTCAAGCGGCAGATTGTCGGGTATGGAGAGGACATAGCCTTCCTTGACGACGATCTGATCGGAATAACCGCCTTGAGTAGGCGTCTTTCCGTCAGCATCGACACTGTTATAAGTCTGCACCAGACCGGGCAGATAATGTTCATTGTCCAGATCACGCGTGGCACAGCCTACACAGGAATCAACGAAGCAACCAACGCCGACCTTATCGCCTACTTTGAATTTGGTCACGTTGGAACCGACGGCGCTGACAACGCCAACGATCTCATGACCTGGTACAATCGGGTAGACTGCATTTTTCCATTCGTTGCGAACGGTGTGAATATCAGAGTGGCAAACTCCACAATATTGAATTGAAATCACCACATCGTCTGCATTTGGTTCGCGACGTTCAAATGTGAACGGAACCAAGGGTTGATCCGCATCAGTTGCGGCATAACCTCTTGCAATAGCCATAATAAACTCCAATCATCGAAGCGAAACTGGGGAGAGAAGGGACGCTGAAATATGAACGATTTTCGCATAATAAGGTAGACCGATCCTACAAGCTTCTTGCACGATCCTGCAAAAATTGGTGTATCCTCTCGCAAGTCGAACAGCCAGGCATAAGTAAGTGGCGGTTCAATCAGTTATGAAACGAGGCCCATATGAGATCACTGGCAGACGCTTATAGCGAACTTGCATCACTGGCGGCTCGCTTTGTAAAGGAAGACGGTGAAGTCCGAACAGCCATCGAGGGGCTTTCGCTAAGCAGACGCTCGACGCCAAGCATTCCATGTCACGGGAGTTACAGACCGTGCCTCGCAATGGTCCTTCAGGGCGCCAAGTCTTTGCAGCTCGGATCTGCAACAATCAACTACACAACAGGTGAGTATCTGGTGACGTCGCTGGATTTGCCCGTAACATGGCGTGTTTCGGAGGCGAGCGTTGAAGCACCACACTTATGCTTGTCGCTAGCAATCGATAGTGAGAAGCTCGTGAACCTTCTCGGACAAATGGATATTCGCCGCAATTCAATCTCAACGGAGGCGAAACGGGGAATTGCTGTAAACGCGGCGCCTACTGAACTTCTTGATGCCATGGTCCGGTTGTTACGTTTGCTTGAAACACCCGGTGAAATTCCCATTATGGCGCCTCTTCTAGAACAGGAAATTCTATACCGATTGCTGACGGGTACGGATGGCGAGCGGCTTGTCAATATTGCAACAATCGATAGCCAGGCAAACAGAATAGCACGTGCAATTTCGTGGCTTCGGCAGAACTTTGCTCTTCACCTCAAGATAGAACAACTCGCTGAATACGTGAATATGAGTGTCTCATCATTTCACCATCACTTCAAAGCAATCACTGCCATGACACCAATTCAATATCAAAAGCAATTACGGCTTAATGAAGCGCGGAGACTAATGTTGGTTGAACGGCTCGATGCCGGTACCGCGGGCCATCGTGTGGGATATCAGAGCCCTTCGCAGTTTAGTCGCGAGTACAGTCGATTTTACGGTAACCCGCCACTTCGGGATATAGAAGCTGCTTAAGCTGTTTCGATCGCATCTGTTCATAAGAGCACGAGTTGCATTAATCGCAGCAAAACGCGCTCTACCGAGTGTCATCATCCATTCCGGGGAGGATAATTGACAGTGAGGCGCCACCGCCAGATCTGTTTTGCAACTCGAGCCTTCCACCGTGCGCGACAGCGATAGCCTGCACCACCGAAAGACCCAATCCCGTGCCGCCAGTGGCGCGTGATCTGGACACTTCCCCACGCCAAAATGGTTTCACTTCAACCCCACACATATCGTCCGGAAATCCGGGGCCTCGATCCAGAAGCCGAATAGCCAGAAATCCGTCAGCCAACTTATCAATTTCGCATCGTAAGCTCGCGCCTTCCGCAGCATAACGACAAGCATTTTCGACAAGTGCGAGGATAGCTTGTCTTATGCGCTGTGAATCAACCAGAACAACGGTTGGCGGCAGTTCTGCTGACACTTTAATATTGTTTGTATCGAGCATCGGTTCAGCCGAATGTAGAACTCCTTCAATCAACTGAGCCAGATCAATCTGCTCAGGGTGCATGACCAGCTTTTGGCCTATCGCCAAGGATAAAGTACGGAGGTCTTCGACAATCCGGGATAATCCTTCGGCTTGTAAAAGAAGATTGCTCAAGGCCTTCTTTTCCATCGGGAATATGCCGTCGACCATGCCCTGCATCGTGCCACGTAAAATTGTGAGTGGCGTGCGCAGTTCATGTGCCAGGGCCATGTTGTTGAAGTGCAGTCTGTTTTCCATATTTTGAAGGCTGGTGGCCATCGCATTAAAGCTATCGATAAGGCTCGAAACTTCCATAGTGCGTTTGTGAGAACCCGTCATACGAACTGAAAAGTCACCTGATTTCAACGCTTCGGCAACCACTGTCAGTTGCTCAAGTGGCCGCGCAATTTTTCTCGCCAAATATATCCCAATCGCACTACAGATGAGCGCCGAGAGAAGACCCGATACCAGAACCGATATATAAACGTTCCAATCCAATGGATCTGAGAACCTGTTGAGATATCGAAACAGCTCCTTAAGTGCTGCTGTATCCGGCACGATGCCCGCATTTAGATCCCGATAAGCATGTGCCGCGTCTGCGGGTAGCTGTTGTAATAGCCCTTCCTCAAGATAGGATGCGTACCAGTTAACCCCCAGATAAGCCAAGCCAACACTCAGCAATAACATTGCCGTGATGATGATTGCGGTTAATGTGGCAAGTGAAAGCGTTGGGAACTTCATTTTGGATCACAGAAACGATAGCCGATGCCTCGGACCGCAGAGAAAAAACCAATCTGACCCAGCTCTTCCAGCTTCCGCCTGAGATTGGAGATATGCGTGTCTACAGTTCGGGCGAGTGCATCGCTTTCTGGCAAACAGGCGTCGAGAATATCGGCACGTTCAAAGGCATGCGTCGGGCGGCGTATCATGTAAGCAAGAATTCGAAATTCACTTAAGGTGAGCTGTAAGGTCACGCGCCTTTCTCCCTGATATACGAAAGCCGAGTACGCCTTGAAATCGACCTCGAAATTACCAAAGCGTCGAACTGTTTCGTGCTGTGCTCCGTTCGTTCTGCGAAGCACTGCCTTTACGCGTGCAACGACCTCCTGCGGATTGAAAGGCTTCACGATATAATCATCAGCCCCAAGACGTAGCCCACTCAGCCGATCCAGATCTTCCGCCAATGCGGTTATCATAATCACAGGTGTATTCTCAGTCTGCCGCAAACGACCAAGCACTGCAAATCCATCCAGTTTCGGAAGGCGTACGTCCAGTAGAACAAGATCGGGCGATAGGTGGGCATGATGTTGAAGCGCCGTTTCACC
It includes:
- a CDS encoding sugar ABC transporter ATP-binding protein; its protein translation is MTATSSAKDISPNLMTDTVLEIRDIAKSFGSVIALKRMNLTVRRGRVHTLLGENGAGKSTLMKILAGVFKPTSGTIILKSAPYAPKNPLDARSHGISIVFQELSLCRNLSVAENIFANNEPSRFGFIRNSELNAEADKLINELGLPVDVHAKVGDLSIAQRQLVEIAKGLSQPADVVILDEPTSSLSDSEAEILFTIIERLKARGTAVIYISHRMEEIMRLSDDITVVRDGEYVTTTEKDQTSIDKLIALMVGREMTDIYPPREAHRPSAIVPPILATKNLSVPGKFHNVSIDVKPGEVLGLFGLVGSGRSDVMKALFGMLQPTGEIILDDKPITLASPTDAIRNGIAFVTENRKEEGLVLPHSVERNINMVALGQLAGPFGMMRSSAERSGAKAEVLRLAIKTASLDTIAGSLSGGNQQKIVLAKWLQMKPRILILDEPTRGVDVGAKFEIYRIIRELAANGAAILMVSSELPEVLGLSDRVAVMHNKHVAAVLDADDLTPETVMSYAAGMQK
- a CDS encoding ABC transporter permease yields the protein MIRQYGGIVISLVVLCVVFAVLNPRFLAFNNFMNIMQQVAVIAVAAYGMTYVILLGEIDLSIGSIIAVSGMVAAQAFAMGFGFAPTVIFTLAAGAIMGGLNGVLSAKLMLPSFIVTVATMGIYRGMVSLPTNGAPEIIENDTWLAIGSETWLGLPIIIWIVGVLFIVNYILLSKTVFGRRIYLAGGNKEAAIYSGIRVDRIKIIVFMLSGVMAAISGILLSSRLSSAQTNAGMGYELDAIAAVVLGGTSLAGGVGTMVGTILGALIIGVINNGMNMLSVPYFYQLIVKGVVILVAVWLDVRSKSVRT
- a CDS encoding tagatose kinase, translated to MKKIITIGEIVVEIMAVETGNGFRSAIPLIGPFASGAPAIFIDQAAKMGQPCGIVSAVGNDDFGTLNIERLQRDGVDVSAIGIHPTAATGSAFVRYRPDGNRDFIFNIKHSACSAIDLTPEAEALIETADHLHIMGSALFSDGIVATIHEATIRIKAKGGTVSFDPNIRKEMLELPGMREALAHALENTDLFMPSGAEIFLFTKATEEKAAIEELLARGIKAIVVKRGADGASYFDQSGEISSPAFKVEEIDPTGAGDSFGAAFVTCWLRGMKPAHALHLANATGARAVGVKGPMEGTSTLAEIEAFIANNGALS
- a CDS encoding D-tagatose-bisphosphate aldolase, class II, non-catalytic subunit translates to MSSTQTLSTLPARFSSGARGGITSICSAHPVVIEAALLEGIATKTDVLIEATCNQVNQDGGYTGMTPADFRRFVEDIAARLGFDTKRLILGGDHLGPNPWKHLPAEEAMQKSEIMMDGFVRAGFTKIHLDTSMGCAGEPVALPDAITAERAARLARVAEKAAAESGFDLPVYIVGTEVPIPGGAMEEIEDLELTTPQAALETVAIHRKAFAALGLEDAFARAIGVVVQPGVEFGNENVVYYDSDKATALSSTLNEMPQFIFEAHSTDYQPVEALTDLVHDGFAILKVGPGLTFALREALYGLDQIAAFLDKLPEEETVRGKLEKLLLNEPKNWEKYYHGDASELRLQRHFSYSDRIRYYWPHPEATAAVNSLMKRLEGRKIPETLISQYLGTLYPAVASGKVEATPHALMVEAVRNVIRIYGKAVGTH
- a CDS encoding NAD(P)-dependent alcohol dehydrogenase translates to MAIARGYAATDADQPLVPFTFERREPNADDVVISIQYCGVCHSDIHTVRNEWKNAVYPIVPGHEIVGVVSAVGSNVTKFKVGDKVGVGCFVDSCVGCATRDLDNEHYLPGLVQTYNSVDADGKTPTQGGYSDQIVVKEGYVLSIPDNLPLDASAPLLCAGITLYSPLRHWQAGPGKKIAIVGMGGLGHMGVKLANAMGVHVTVLSQSLSKKDDGLKLGAKEYYATSDSETFEKLAGTFDLIICTVGVAIDWNAYLGLLKVNGTMVVVGAPEDMVPVHAFSLIPGRKSLAGSMIGSIKETQEMLDFCGKHNIVSEIEKINIQDINEAYERVLKSDVRYRFVIDIASLNA
- a CDS encoding AraC family transcriptional regulator, whose product is MRSLADAYSELASLAARFVKEDGEVRTAIEGLSLSRRSTPSIPCHGSYRPCLAMVLQGAKSLQLGSATINYTTGEYLVTSLDLPVTWRVSEASVEAPHLCLSLAIDSEKLVNLLGQMDIRRNSISTEAKRGIAVNAAPTELLDAMVRLLRLLETPGEIPIMAPLLEQEILYRLLTGTDGERLVNIATIDSQANRIARAISWLRQNFALHLKIEQLAEYVNMSVSSFHHHFKAITAMTPIQYQKQLRLNEARRLMLVERLDAGTAGHRVGYQSPSQFSREYSRFYGNPPLRDIEAA
- a CDS encoding ATP-binding protein, which encodes MKFPTLSLATLTAIIITAMLLLSVGLAYLGVNWYASYLEEGLLQQLPADAAHAYRDLNAGIVPDTAALKELFRYLNRFSDPLDWNVYISVLVSGLLSALICSAIGIYLARKIARPLEQLTVVAEALKSGDFSVRMTGSHKRTMEVSSLIDSFNAMATSLQNMENRLHFNNMALAHELRTPLTILRGTMQGMVDGIFPMEKKALSNLLLQAEGLSRIVEDLRTLSLAIGQKLVMHPEQIDLAQLIEGVLHSAEPMLDTNNIKVSAELPPTVVLVDSQRIRQAILALVENACRYAAEGASLRCEIDKLADGFLAIRLLDRGPGFPDDMCGVEVKPFWRGEVSRSRATGGTGLGLSVVQAIAVAHGGRLELQNRSGGGASLSIILPGMDDDTR
- a CDS encoding response regulator, with product MENSLVLIVEDEPEIAQILSAYLEREGYRTVRAADGETALQHHAHLSPDLVLLDVRLPKLDGFAVLGRLRQTENTPVIMITALAEDLDRLSGLRLGADDYIVKPFNPQEVVARVKAVLRRTNGAQHETVRRFGNFEVDFKAYSAFVYQGERRVTLQLTLSEFRILAYMIRRPTHAFERADILDACLPESDALARTVDTHISNLRRKLEELGQIGFFSAVRGIGYRFCDPK